The following are encoded together in the Fundulus heteroclitus isolate FHET01 chromosome 19, MU-UCD_Fhet_4.1, whole genome shotgun sequence genome:
- the LOC105917710 gene encoding TLE family member 5, with the protein MMFPQSRHTASSQSGQALKFTTSDSCDRIKDEFQFLQAQYHSLKLECDKLASEKSEMQRHYIMYYEMSYGLNIEMHKQAEIVKRLNGICAQVLPYLSQEHQQQVMGAIERAKQVTPPEMNSIIRQQLQVQHLSQLQGLTLPVAPLPLGLTPPSLPAVSSSSGLLSLSSILANYSHSQPQVGKEDKARDAAERAPRGEDGDKSD; encoded by the exons GCGTCATCCCAGTCCGGCCAAGCTCTGAAGTTCACCACCTCTGACTCCTGTGACCGAATCAAGGATGAGTTCCAGTTCCTCCAAGCACAGTATCACAG TTTGAAGTTGGAGTGCGATAAGCTGGCCTCTGAGAAGTCTGAGATGCAGCGTCACTATATCATG TATTATGAAATGTCCTATGGGCTCAACATTGAAATGCACAAACAG GCTGAAATAGTGAAGAGACTGAATGGGATCTGCGCTCAGGTGCTGCCTTACCTGTCCCAGGAG CACCAGCAGCAAGTCATGGGTGCGATAGAGAGAGCCAAGCAGGTCACGCCTCCTGAGATGAACTCCATCATACGG cAACAGCTGCAGGTGCAGCACCTGTCCCAGCTCCAGGGCCTGACCCTGCCTGTGGCCCCGCTGCCCCTGGGCCTCACCCCGCCCTCCCTGCCTGCCGTCTCCTCCAGCTCAggcctcctctccctctcctccatCCTGGCCAACTACTCTCACAGCCAGCCGCAGGTGGGGAAGGAGGACAAGGCCAGAGACGCCGCGGAGAGAGCGCCCAGAGGAGAGGACGGCGACAAGTCAGATTAG